The following coding sequences are from one Nicotiana tomentosiformis chromosome 3, ASM39032v3, whole genome shotgun sequence window:
- the LOC104116661 gene encoding MADS-box protein EJ2-like, translating into MGRGRVELKRIENKINRQVTFAKRRNGLLKKACELSVLCDAEVALIIFSNRGKLYEFCSTSSMMKTIEKYQRCSYATLEASQSATDTQNNYHEYLRLKARVELLQRSQRNLLGEDLGTLSTKDLEQLENQLEASLKQIRTRKTQFMLDQLADLQQREQMLAESNKHLRRKLEESAAGIPLRLCWEDGAQAMQLNRLPQTEGFFGLTSSPQFGYNHVGTDEVNGGASAHNMNGFIPGWML; encoded by the exons ATGGGAAGAGGAAGAGTAGAGCTGAAGAGAATAGAGAACAAAATAAACAGGCAAGTTACTTTTGCTAAGAGAAGAAATGGACTTCTCAAGAAAGCCTGTGAACTTTCTGTTCTCTGCGATGCTGAGGTTGCTCTTATCATCTTCTCTAATCGTGGTAAACTCTATGAGTTCTGCAGCACTTCAAG CATGATGAAAACAATTGAAAAATATCAACGTTGCAGCTATGCTACTTTGGAAGCCAGCCAATCAGCTACTGATACTCAG AACAACTACCACGAGTATTTGAGGCTAAAAGCTAGAGTTGAGCTCCTTCAACGATCTCAGAG AAATCTTCTTGGGGAAGATTTGGGGACATTAAGTACCAAGGACCTCGAGCAGCTTGAGAATCAATTAGAGGCGTCCTTAAAGCAAATCAGGACAAGGAAG ACACAATTCATGCTGGATCAGCTTGCAGACCTTCAACAAAGG GAGCAAATGCTGGCAGAATCTAATAAACATCTCCGGAGAAAG CTGGAAGAAAGTGCAGCTGGAATTCCTCTTCGATTGTGTTGGGAAGATGGAGCTCAAGCAATGCAACTCAACCGTCTCCCTCAAACTGAGGGTTTCTTTGGATTGACTTCTTCTCCTCAATTTGG ATACAATCATGTGGGTACGGATGAGGTGAATGGAGGAGCATCAGCTCATAATATGAATGGATTTATTCCTGGGTGGATGCTGTAA